The proteins below are encoded in one region of Levilactobacillus namurensis:
- a CDS encoding MDR family MFS transporter, giving the protein MHDINGKPINRYWLMITLMCGTFCTALTTNMLVTAYPTLMTRFSISSSTVQWLTTGFLLVMGIMIPISAWLINNFSLRIIYLAALGFFLAGLITSYTATNFALILTGRLIQAIGVGITFPTIQTVLLVIFPADKRGSMMGLGGIVIGLAPALGPTLSGWILDNATWRDLFGIMIPPVILVLVLTLIFIHPVIPLKKSPIDKVAIGLSTIGFGSLLYGFSEVGENGWLSATVIGGILVGVLFIGLFARHEWPQQTPFLNVRLLKIPSFTIASLVTALSNTAMIGIQVVLPMYLQQVRGLSPLHSGLVILPGALVFGIVSLISGSLYDRMGGRKLAMIGTFLLTLGTLPFAMLTRTTPYLYIICDYTILMIGVAVVTMPITAASSMDLTGIQLSHGTAVNSTLRQVTTSMGTAILGSVLTNVMTNAAPSHALLTTAPLVFQDQSYQAAMSGFHAAFLVATAFGILDMLFALLIKDSAREVAVA; this is encoded by the coding sequence ATGCACGATATCAATGGCAAACCCATCAACCGTTACTGGCTGATGATTACGCTAATGTGCGGCACGTTCTGTACCGCCTTAACCACCAACATGCTGGTCACCGCTTACCCCACTCTGATGACGCGCTTTTCCATCTCCAGTTCGACGGTTCAATGGCTGACCACCGGCTTCCTACTGGTCATGGGCATCATGATTCCCATCAGTGCCTGGCTGATCAATAACTTCAGCCTTCGCATCATCTACCTCGCGGCGTTGGGGTTCTTCTTGGCGGGGCTCATCACCAGCTACACCGCCACTAATTTCGCTCTGATTCTGACCGGGCGCCTGATTCAAGCCATCGGGGTCGGCATCACGTTTCCCACGATTCAAACCGTCTTATTGGTCATCTTTCCAGCCGACAAACGCGGATCCATGATGGGCCTGGGAGGTATCGTCATCGGTCTGGCCCCCGCCTTAGGGCCGACCCTGTCCGGTTGGATCCTGGACAACGCCACTTGGCGGGACCTCTTCGGTATCATGATTCCACCTGTGATTCTAGTTCTAGTACTCACCCTGATCTTCATTCATCCCGTGATTCCGTTGAAGAAGTCCCCAATCGACAAGGTGGCCATCGGCTTATCGACTATCGGATTTGGTAGTCTCCTCTACGGGTTCTCGGAAGTCGGCGAAAATGGCTGGCTGTCGGCGACCGTAATTGGCGGTATCCTAGTCGGCGTTCTCTTCATCGGCCTCTTCGCCCGGCACGAATGGCCGCAACAGACGCCGTTCCTCAATGTCCGCTTATTGAAGATTCCATCCTTCACCATCGCCTCGCTGGTCACGGCCTTGTCCAACACCGCCATGATTGGGATTCAAGTGGTTCTCCCTATGTACCTCCAACAGGTGCGGGGACTATCCCCTTTGCATTCCGGCCTTGTGATTCTTCCCGGCGCCTTAGTCTTCGGCATCGTGAGTCTGATTAGTGGGAGTCTGTACGACCGGATGGGGGGTCGCAAACTCGCCATGATTGGGACCTTTCTGTTGACGCTAGGCACCCTGCCCTTCGCGATGCTGACCCGGACTACGCCCTACCTCTACATCATCTGCGATTACACCATCCTGATGATTGGGGTCGCCGTGGTGACCATGCCAATCACCGCTGCCAGTTCCATGGACCTGACCGGTATTCAACTCAGTCACGGCACCGCCGTCAACAGTACGCTACGTCAAGTGACCACGTCGATGGGCACGGCCATCTTAGGGAGCGTCCTCACCAACGTCATGACCAACGCCGCGCCAAGTCACGCCTTACTGACCACAGCACCCCTGGTCTTCCAGGACCAGAGCTACCAGGCCGCGATGTCCGGGTTCCACGCCGCCTTCTTAGTGGCCACAGCCTTTGGTATTCTGGACATGCTGTTTGCCTTACTGATTAAAGATTCCGCCCGGGAGGTGGCTGTCGCATGA
- a CDS encoding GNAT family N-acetyltransferase: MHLRSYEPTDLHAVRQLFRETVERVNWRDYSPEQVAAWIGNDDRVTRDRWQKSLLTHQTLVAVEDATLLGFADMTATGYLDRLYVHYAHQGRGIARSLVRTLEEQVAANRYQTYASITARPFFEREGYRLIRENVVERAGVNLLNFEMQKN, from the coding sequence ATGCACCTAAGATCCTACGAACCAACCGATTTACATGCGGTACGGCAACTCTTCCGGGAGACCGTTGAACGCGTCAACTGGCGCGATTATTCGCCAGAGCAGGTCGCCGCTTGGATCGGCAACGATGACCGGGTGACCCGGGACCGCTGGCAAAAGTCCCTTCTGACGCACCAGACCTTGGTGGCGGTAGAAGATGCGACGCTCTTGGGGTTTGCGGATATGACGGCTACGGGTTACCTGGACCGCTTGTACGTCCACTACGCCCATCAAGGCCGCGGTATCGCCCGCTCTTTGGTACGGACGTTAGAAGAACAGGTCGCCGCGAATCGGTATCAAACCTACGCCTCGATTACGGCACGGCCCTTCTTCGAACGGGAAGGCTACCGTCTGATTCGAGAAAATGTGGTTGAACGTGCAGGGGTGAACCTGCTAAACTTTGAAATGCAGAAAAATTAG
- a CDS encoding DHA2 family efflux MFS transporter permease subunit, whose translation MTNKRISRSLIVMVFGTFFGILCSTLMNVGLPQLMTAFHVSEAQVQWVTNGYMLVNALMIPVSAYLIKRFLFRHLYILATAIFLVGTLLGALCNQFILVIIARMIQAIGAGMMMPLVNVLAIRYAKPAKKGAIMGIIGLAFNFSPIIGPTVSGIILDYLSWRYLFIIIVPFIVITLVASIIILPRIPHNESPHFDSRGFVLVIIGLWCILMGLSNISTAHFLSWQVGGLLLVGLIFSLIFVKSQLGHTDPLINLQVFSHAQFVTATLVNMLIVATMYGNTILLPLLVQTIQHQSALVSGLVILPGALLTGTLSRLSGRLYDRISVRRLVAIGLTIDCAGTLLQALIGTNSSPVVLALFQAVRQLGLVTMLIPLQTHALGLLPYEMVPDGVATFNTIRQVAASFGTAIIIAVVALVNRSFPGNGHLGIEAGFLVCLFLLVLAILTARKLQSQFHTKTA comes from the coding sequence ATGACCAATAAACGTATCTCCCGTTCCCTGATTGTGATGGTCTTCGGAACGTTCTTCGGGATTCTCTGCTCGACACTCATGAACGTTGGGCTCCCCCAGTTAATGACGGCGTTTCACGTCAGCGAAGCGCAAGTTCAGTGGGTGACCAACGGCTACATGCTGGTCAACGCACTGATGATTCCCGTGAGCGCCTACCTGATCAAACGCTTCTTATTTCGCCACCTCTACATATTAGCCACCGCCATCTTCCTAGTCGGGACCCTCTTGGGCGCGCTGTGCAACCAGTTCATCCTGGTGATCATTGCCCGCATGATTCAAGCCATCGGGGCCGGCATGATGATGCCACTGGTCAACGTGCTCGCCATTCGCTACGCAAAGCCCGCCAAAAAAGGTGCCATCATGGGAATCATCGGCCTGGCCTTCAACTTCTCGCCCATTATTGGGCCGACCGTCTCCGGTATCATCCTGGACTACCTTTCCTGGCGCTACCTGTTCATCATTATTGTGCCGTTCATCGTGATCACGTTAGTGGCCTCGATCATCATTCTGCCCCGCATTCCCCATAACGAGTCGCCACACTTCGACTCTCGCGGGTTTGTGCTTGTCATCATTGGCTTATGGTGCATCTTGATGGGGCTGTCCAACATCTCTACGGCCCACTTCCTAAGCTGGCAGGTCGGCGGCTTGCTCTTAGTTGGCCTCATCTTCAGCCTAATCTTCGTCAAGTCCCAATTAGGCCACACCGATCCACTGATCAACCTGCAGGTCTTTAGTCACGCGCAGTTCGTCACCGCCACGCTGGTCAACATGCTCATCGTGGCCACCATGTACGGTAACACCATTCTCCTGCCCTTGCTGGTCCAAACGATTCAGCACCAAAGCGCCCTGGTCTCTGGACTAGTGATCTTACCCGGTGCGTTACTGACCGGGACCCTGTCCCGGTTAAGCGGTCGCCTCTACGACCGCATCTCGGTCCGGCGCCTAGTCGCTATTGGCTTGACCATCGACTGTGCCGGGACCCTCTTACAAGCGCTGATTGGGACCAATAGTTCGCCAGTCGTCTTGGCCCTATTCCAAGCCGTTCGGCAACTAGGCCTGGTGACCATGTTGATTCCGCTCCAGACCCACGCGCTGGGCTTACTGCCCTACGAGATGGTGCCTGACGGCGTGGCCACCTTCAACACGATTCGGCAGGTCGCCGCATCGTTCGGGACCGCCATCATCATTGCGGTGGTCGCCCTAGTCAACCGCAGCTTCCCGGGCAACGGCCACCTGGGTATCGAAGCCGGATTCTTAGTCTGCTTGTTCCTATTGGTTCTGGCGATTCTGACAGCACGCAAACTTCAATCACAGTTCCACACGAAAACGGCTTAA
- a CDS encoding DNA-3-methyladenine glycosylase, with protein sequence MHFDQTSPEIQYLSQRDKHLGKVIQMLGPLDYQLVTNGYGFLVSQIIGQMLSNKVAAVLTSRLLRQCPAGHLTPTAIDQLSDQAIRSIGVSHTKVATIRTLTTAMIAGTINLERYRDLSDQAIITNLTQLKGIGPWSAKMYLIFSLDRPNILPFEDGAFLQGYGWVYKTTDYRRAAVEKKCRKWRPYSSLAARYLYHARDAGLTKHPFHLFK encoded by the coding sequence GTGCACTTTGACCAAACTTCACCCGAAATTCAGTACCTCAGTCAGCGAGACAAGCATCTGGGAAAAGTCATCCAAATGCTGGGGCCGCTGGACTATCAACTGGTCACCAACGGCTACGGTTTTCTAGTCAGTCAAATTATCGGGCAAATGTTGTCGAATAAAGTGGCCGCCGTTTTAACCAGTCGCTTGCTTCGCCAGTGTCCAGCCGGTCACCTCACGCCAACTGCCATCGACCAACTTTCCGACCAAGCGATTCGTAGCATCGGCGTTTCGCACACCAAAGTCGCCACGATTCGTACCCTGACGACTGCCATGATTGCGGGCACCATCAACCTTGAGCGCTACCGTGACTTGTCCGACCAAGCCATCATAACGAATCTGACCCAACTCAAAGGCATCGGGCCTTGGTCCGCGAAGATGTATCTGATTTTCTCCCTCGACCGGCCCAACATTTTGCCCTTCGAGGACGGCGCCTTTCTCCAGGGCTACGGCTGGGTCTACAAGACCACGGACTACCGCCGAGCGGCCGTCGAGAAGAAGTGTCGTAAGTGGCGCCCTTACTCGTCACTAGCCGCCCGCTACCTCTACCACGCCCGGGATGCCGGACTGACTAAGCACCCATTTCACTTATTTAAATAG
- a CDS encoding dihydrofolate reductase family protein, which produces MTKPYIICHMMMAVDGRIDCDMTAQLTGVDHYYATLKAIDAPTRISGRVTAQTELTTGETFRVPAGAQPGKPGFAKNQTAASYNVVLDTRGTLLWPNDAGQSQPHLIITSEQASQAYLDYLTKQQISWIVAGKAQIDLAQAMNVLGDEFHVERLAIVGGGKIDGGFLDAGLIDEISLLIGVGVDGRVHQPTVFDGRPADRKPLPLKLKAVQSFDDGAVWLRYLAQ; this is translated from the coding sequence TTGACCAAACCTTATATCATCTGTCACATGATGATGGCCGTCGATGGTCGGATCGATTGTGACATGACTGCCCAATTAACGGGTGTCGACCACTATTATGCGACCCTCAAAGCCATTGATGCACCGACTAGAATTAGCGGCCGGGTCACGGCTCAGACAGAATTGACGACGGGTGAGACGTTCAGGGTACCTGCGGGTGCGCAACCTGGTAAGCCAGGCTTTGCCAAGAACCAAACGGCCGCCAGCTATAACGTGGTTCTGGATACACGGGGGACACTCTTGTGGCCCAACGATGCGGGGCAAAGCCAGCCGCACCTGATCATCACCAGTGAACAGGCCAGTCAGGCTTACTTAGATTATCTGACGAAGCAGCAGATTTCCTGGATCGTGGCGGGGAAAGCCCAGATTGACTTGGCGCAAGCCATGAACGTCTTAGGGGATGAGTTTCACGTTGAACGCTTAGCCATTGTGGGCGGCGGTAAGATTGACGGCGGCTTTTTGGATGCCGGTCTGATTGATGAGATTAGCCTCCTGATTGGGGTCGGCGTTGATGGTCGGGTCCATCAGCCGACGGTCTTCGATGGTCGCCCAGCTGACCGTAAGCCGCTCCCACTTAAGCTAAAGGCGGTCCAGAGCTTTGATGATGGTGCGGTTTGGTTACGGTATTTAGCGCAGTAA
- a CDS encoding flavodoxin, producing MTSKTLVVYYSWSGTTRRVAQVIAAQAGADLVELTVAENTFPREMNATFETAQRQMATGNLPALTNSLPDLGQYATLLVGGPVWGAKVATPVRRFLQQLTGYAGVVAPFYTDAGTPGDYQQDFAGLVSGPLVRTGLEAQPTLSPEQVTAWLAKIKN from the coding sequence ATGACCAGTAAAACTTTAGTTGTCTACTATTCTTGGTCGGGAACGACCAGGCGAGTGGCCCAAGTGATTGCCGCGCAGGCCGGGGCTGATTTGGTGGAGCTAACGGTAGCGGAGAACACCTTTCCGCGGGAGATGAACGCCACGTTTGAAACGGCGCAACGACAAATGGCAACGGGAAACTTGCCCGCGTTGACCAATTCACTGCCAGATTTGGGCCAATACGCCACGCTTTTGGTGGGCGGCCCTGTTTGGGGGGCGAAGGTCGCAACGCCAGTCCGTCGCTTCTTACAACAGCTGACCGGTTATGCGGGCGTAGTGGCCCCCTTCTACACGGATGCGGGAACGCCTGGCGATTATCAGCAGGATTTCGCCGGATTGGTATCGGGTCCACTGGTCCGCACGGGATTGGAAGCCCAACCGACGTTATCCCCGGAACAAGTGACGGCCTGGCTGGCGAAAATTAAGAACTAA
- a CDS encoding DUF4811 domain-containing protein: protein MILIILFAGILLFVFGALLLPTKALRIGGGTLGCLTLLGAALLMIGNDNWHWGMVQVTTTKTTKIASVSPSRQLDLLVYQPLKHSSTERVYAYRLPTSSQQHHTAADLKTTNRVSPQNTATPTLVTKTTSWRYRPGIWRWLFSDTGKHHEVIKTENTFILPRSWETLSVRQSKWLARAADDQIRTAKHTLAGTVAQIVAEQRLANPSLTDDQLQAIKQRATRAATTQAQQQLPQLKAKLIAQAKAQPVE, encoded by the coding sequence ATGATTCTGATCATTTTATTTGCCGGTATCCTACTGTTCGTCTTCGGTGCCCTGCTCTTACCCACCAAGGCCCTGCGCATCGGCGGGGGAACCCTAGGTTGTCTGACCCTATTAGGCGCAGCCCTGCTGATGATTGGCAACGATAACTGGCACTGGGGGATGGTTCAGGTCACCACCACCAAGACCACTAAAATCGCCTCGGTCTCTCCTAGTCGGCAACTCGACTTACTGGTCTATCAGCCCTTGAAACACTCGTCCACGGAACGGGTCTACGCCTACCGGTTACCCACATCTAGCCAGCAACACCATACCGCAGCGGACCTCAAAACTACCAACCGGGTCAGCCCCCAGAACACGGCGACCCCGACACTGGTGACTAAAACCACCAGTTGGCGGTACCGGCCGGGGATCTGGCGATGGCTCTTCTCCGACACTGGTAAACACCACGAAGTCATCAAGACGGAAAACACGTTCATTCTGCCCCGGAGCTGGGAGACTCTCAGCGTCCGGCAGTCTAAATGGTTAGCCCGGGCAGCGGACGACCAAATCCGGACCGCCAAGCACACCCTAGCCGGGACCGTGGCTCAAATCGTCGCCGAGCAACGGTTAGCCAATCCCAGCCTGACTGACGACCAACTCCAAGCCATCAAGCAACGCGCCACTCGGGCGGCTACCACCCAGGCCCAGCAACAACTGCCGCAGTTGAAAGCCAAGCTGATCGCCCAAGCCAAAGCGCAACCCGTAGAATAG
- a CDS encoding DUF4357 domain-containing protein, which translates to MRQHQVAKEKWWDFVVAFVINNADHQLSKADIKYLENLMYQRAQQSQRMQLFNGNTPHKSFVAEGRKYDLAEVFENIDLLLRAFDLPVFAPAPSTLKALKLMPIATSAPQHPKMTRQGESDRMFWFDGRGSQARATYTPEGNLLVHRGSRLTPKAPAKSFNPALVRRLERAGVIKNNVFVDDYLFTSPSTAGSVIYKARCNGWTMWHDQAGKTLDQRFRT; encoded by the coding sequence TTGCGGCAACATCAGGTGGCTAAGGAAAAATGGTGGGATTTTGTGGTGGCCTTTGTGATCAATAACGCGGACCATCAACTCTCTAAGGCGGATATCAAGTACTTAGAAAACCTGATGTATCAACGTGCGCAGCAAAGCCAGCGGATGCAGCTTTTTAACGGGAATACTCCGCACAAGTCTTTTGTGGCTGAAGGCAGAAAGTACGATTTAGCAGAGGTTTTTGAAAATATCGACCTGTTATTACGGGCCTTTGACCTCCCCGTTTTTGCCCCAGCTCCGTCAACATTGAAGGCGTTAAAATTAATGCCGATTGCTACCTCGGCACCCCAGCACCCTAAAATGACGCGACAAGGCGAGTCGGACCGAATGTTTTGGTTTGATGGCCGCGGGAGTCAAGCGCGGGCCACGTACACCCCGGAAGGTAACTTGCTGGTCCATCGGGGCTCTAGGTTAACGCCGAAAGCCCCTGCTAAGTCGTTTAACCCGGCACTGGTACGTCGGTTGGAACGGGCTGGTGTGATTAAAAATAACGTGTTCGTTGACGACTACCTGTTCACCAGTCCGTCCACGGCGGGAAGCGTAATTTACAAGGCCCGCTGTAACGGCTGGACCATGTGGCATGATCAAGCAGGAAAAACGTTAGATCAACGATTTCGGACTTAG
- a CDS encoding TetR/AcrR family transcriptional regulator: MVKRRTLTQEKVIEHANQLIAARGLDHLTMRELATDLGVRPQSIYNYARSLNDLLDQVGVRFVHELAQQLLHELAGVSGDTALMVFAQVFRRACQRQVHLAPILLTPNQLAELPQTHAALVALYREMFTSLHLLEHAGTAQMAAITLYRSALFGFIMQELGGFLRLPPDQVDERFTQTMTLAIRQLPVRG, from the coding sequence ATGGTGAAGCGACGGACGTTAACTCAGGAAAAGGTCATTGAACACGCCAATCAGTTGATTGCGGCGCGTGGGTTGGACCACTTGACGATGCGGGAACTGGCCACGGACTTAGGGGTGCGCCCCCAGTCGATTTATAATTACGCACGAAGTCTCAACGATTTACTGGATCAGGTGGGGGTCCGTTTCGTTCACGAATTGGCCCAGCAACTGTTGCACGAGTTAGCAGGCGTGAGCGGAGATACGGCGTTGATGGTGTTCGCGCAGGTTTTTCGGCGGGCTTGCCAGCGCCAGGTACACTTGGCGCCAATCTTGTTGACTCCCAATCAGTTGGCGGAACTACCGCAGACTCACGCGGCGTTGGTCGCGTTGTATCGTGAAATGTTTACCAGTCTCCACCTCTTAGAGCATGCGGGAACGGCCCAGATGGCGGCCATCACGCTATACCGGTCGGCCCTCTTTGGGTTTATCATGCAGGAGTTAGGGGGCTTCTTGCGCTTGCCGCCGGATCAGGTGGATGAGCGGTTTACCCAGACCATGACCTTGGCGATTCGGCAGTTGCCGGTGAGGGGGTAG
- a CDS encoding APC family permease: protein MDRVKQDTSVELSRSLGLWSALALVIGTVIGSGIFFKQASVLQLTGSTSLALLAWLLGGLITLADGLTLSEIGAQIPHTGGLYQYMNHIYGKFWGFMSGWMQVIVYAPAIVGSIAGYLGLLMVNFFGISSAWKAPIAILAITLIATLNMLQNRYGATFAIVTTICKLIPIVAIVVFGLFFGHQSGIGETLGSVHQSMGNFGVAVLATIFAYDGWILITNLGGEIKNPERLLPLAIILGISIIILLYLGVTYGIFRSMSAQRIDQLGENATAYFATNAFGVWGGRLINIGIMISILGALNGKIMSFPRIYYAMAHERQLPFSQWLGRLHRQTQTPVNATLALLGLSAAMILTVDTDRLSELCIFVMYSFYIAAFVGVFILRRRHAGGPKLFRTPGYPVVPLFAILGTGFVVVSELFSDFAGALTSMLVIALGIPLYAYLKRYYRGKDDREVL from the coding sequence ATGGATAGAGTGAAACAGGACACATCAGTTGAATTGAGCCGCTCACTGGGGCTGTGGTCAGCGTTAGCGTTGGTCATTGGGACGGTGATTGGTTCCGGAATCTTCTTTAAGCAGGCTTCCGTATTGCAATTGACGGGGAGTACGAGTTTAGCCCTGTTGGCCTGGTTATTAGGGGGGCTGATTACCCTAGCGGACGGCTTGACCTTATCAGAGATTGGGGCCCAGATTCCGCATACGGGTGGGCTCTACCAGTACATGAATCACATTTACGGTAAGTTCTGGGGCTTCATGTCCGGTTGGATGCAGGTCATCGTCTACGCGCCGGCCATTGTGGGCTCGATTGCGGGCTATTTGGGTCTGTTGATGGTTAACTTTTTCGGCATCAGTTCGGCCTGGAAGGCGCCCATTGCGATTCTGGCGATTACGTTGATTGCCACGTTGAATATGCTGCAGAACCGCTACGGGGCAACGTTTGCCATCGTGACCACGATTTGTAAACTGATTCCAATCGTAGCCATTGTGGTCTTCGGACTCTTTTTTGGGCATCAGAGTGGTATTGGCGAAACGTTGGGGAGCGTGCACCAGAGCATGGGCAACTTCGGGGTGGCCGTTTTGGCCACGATTTTTGCCTATGATGGGTGGATCTTGATTACCAATCTAGGTGGCGAGATCAAGAATCCGGAAAGACTCCTGCCCTTGGCGATTATCTTGGGGATTTCGATTATCATCCTGTTGTACTTAGGAGTAACCTACGGCATCTTTCGGTCCATGAGTGCACAACGGATTGACCAGTTAGGTGAGAACGCCACGGCATACTTTGCCACCAACGCATTTGGCGTGTGGGGCGGCCGACTGATTAATATTGGGATCATGATTTCGATTCTGGGGGCGTTGAATGGTAAGATTATGAGCTTCCCGCGGATCTATTACGCGATGGCGCACGAACGCCAACTGCCATTTTCCCAGTGGTTGGGACGCCTTCACCGGCAGACACAAACGCCGGTCAACGCCACGTTGGCCCTGCTGGGATTGTCGGCGGCGATGATTCTGACGGTGGACACGGACCGCTTATCGGAACTGTGTATCTTCGTGATGTACAGCTTCTACATTGCGGCGTTCGTGGGCGTCTTCATTCTGCGTCGGCGACATGCGGGTGGCCCGAAGTTGTTTCGGACGCCGGGGTATCCGGTCGTGCCCCTCTTTGCCATTTTAGGGACCGGCTTCGTGGTGGTCAGTGAACTGTTCTCAGACTTTGCGGGCGCACTGACGTCGATGCTGGTAATTGCCTTAGGGATTCCTTTGTACGCGTACTTGAAACGGTATTATCGCGGGAAAGATGATCGTGAGGTTTTGTAA
- a CDS encoding DUF262 domain-containing protein: MTEFVEIPQPSRFRISELFRDNNFIVPLYQRNYAWGTNEVEDFWGDLLELVKGYRNSHFFGQIVTYKNEQGDQEIIDGQQRLTTSTLFMAAIRDTANRMYRENFSNSQASEAELESGDLLRDVRREVDKSIRGKDHPSLIVQQNADHDQPGQSLQDYFFDLTNQVAKAASEKLTSEPKRNMQRAYKEMTHWIVAEINQEKTLAGRIDRLQLIFESFFNKFYIVMISAPSRQDAFTIFETLNSRGKDLRASDIIKNHVMSLMGTEIKPANDQWNRLTNQLDNDSDKITRFIRTYWAAKKRIVPESKLYRAISTEIKDVNTSQQFLDDLDKVVALYTVLESPTSPKAHDQYFKDHKITETLEILARLHVKLYYPVVIAMVYKKYSEASLLKVVTKLLAIFIRHRTIINDGTNKLETGFSDVAHRIWNLDLKSVDEIIEDLNEKLLPKKDQTEASFQVLQKAGGQRGAKKWTLVYLLAELYSVEYDDFGEQLFRQVFKDDDYQLVQVDTTNAVGDDAEYLGNWTLLEKRLVKTEVQAAADLVPALQQSGLTGNQRLAQQIQNNGWSAADVRNRQDRFTADVTLIW; encoded by the coding sequence ATGACAGAATTTGTTGAGATTCCACAACCATCCAGATTTCGAATCAGCGAACTATTTCGGGACAATAACTTTATCGTCCCGCTATATCAACGCAACTATGCCTGGGGAACGAATGAGGTCGAGGACTTTTGGGGCGACCTGTTGGAGCTAGTGAAGGGGTACCGGAACAGCCACTTCTTTGGACAAATCGTGACCTATAAGAACGAACAGGGCGACCAAGAGATTATTGATGGGCAACAACGACTGACCACCAGTACATTATTTATGGCGGCGATTCGGGATACCGCTAACCGGATGTACCGTGAGAACTTCTCGAACAGTCAGGCTAGTGAGGCGGAGCTAGAGAGTGGTGACCTGTTGCGCGATGTGCGACGTGAGGTTGATAAATCGATTCGTGGAAAGGACCATCCCTCGTTGATTGTTCAACAAAATGCGGATCACGACCAGCCGGGTCAGAGTTTGCAGGATTATTTTTTTGATTTGACGAATCAGGTGGCTAAAGCCGCATCGGAGAAGTTGACGTCGGAACCTAAACGCAACATGCAACGGGCTTACAAGGAAATGACACATTGGATTGTGGCGGAAATCAATCAGGAAAAGACGTTAGCTGGGCGGATTGACCGGCTGCAGTTGATCTTTGAATCCTTCTTTAACAAGTTTTACATTGTGATGATCTCGGCACCCAGCCGGCAAGACGCTTTTACGATTTTTGAAACGTTGAACAGTCGGGGAAAAGATCTACGGGCTTCCGATATTATCAAGAACCACGTGATGTCATTAATGGGGACGGAGATCAAGCCGGCTAATGACCAGTGGAACCGGCTGACCAATCAACTGGATAACGACAGTGATAAGATTACTCGGTTCATCCGAACCTACTGGGCGGCCAAAAAGCGAATCGTTCCAGAATCTAAGTTGTATCGGGCCATCAGTACAGAAATCAAGGACGTCAACACCTCGCAACAGTTTTTAGATGATTTAGACAAGGTGGTCGCACTGTATACCGTTCTGGAATCACCGACCAGTCCTAAAGCCCATGACCAATACTTTAAGGATCATAAAATCACGGAAACTTTGGAGATCTTAGCGCGGCTCCACGTGAAGCTGTATTATCCGGTCGTGATTGCGATGGTTTATAAAAAGTATTCTGAAGCGAGTTTGTTGAAAGTCGTGACGAAATTACTGGCCATTTTTATCCGGCACCGGACGATTATTAACGATGGGACGAACAAGTTGGAAACGGGCTTCTCGGATGTGGCGCATCGTATCTGGAATTTAGATTTAAAATCAGTGGATGAAATTATTGAAGACCTTAATGAGAAACTATTACCGAAGAAAGATCAGACTGAAGCAAGTTTCCAAGTATTGCAGAAGGCTGGGGGTCAGCGGGGCGCTAAGAAATGGACCTTGGTGTACTTGTTGGCGGAGCTCTATAGTGTTGAATACGATGACTTTGGGGAGCAACTCTTTCGGCAGGTCTTTAAGGATGACGATTACCAACTGGTTCAGGTCGACACCACGAACGCTGTGGGGGATGATGCGGAGTATCTGGGAAACTGGACGTTGTTGGAAAAGCGATTAGTCAAGACGGAAGTCCAAGCGGCAGCAGATCTGGTACCGGCGTTGCAACAATCAGGGTTAACCGGGAACCAGCGTCTTGCCCAACAGATTCAAAATAACGGCTGGTCAGCTGCGGATGTTCGGAATCGCCAAGACCGTTTTACGGCAGACGTTACCCTGATCTGGTAG